From one Luteolibacter sp. SL250 genomic stretch:
- a CDS encoding thioredoxin family protein: protein MIHTRAALLSLLCTGISFAAGEGWSTDYEAAKKEAAGSKKSLLIDFTGSDWCGWCIKLNDEVFKHDTFKNGVKDKFVLLELDYPQDKSGQSEALQKQNEELAKKYVVEGFPTILLADEEGRPFAATGYEPGGPGEYVKHLDTLLEKRKARDEGFSSAEKLEGAAKAKALVGVLEGMELSDSMVSTFYVSTIDAIKQADPEDSTGFVKKQAAKERLTKFEGDLNALAEKQDFDGALALIDKTLKEGGMEPEDTQRVSHMRSLVYAEQGKFDEAIKAVDEAMKIAPESEAAVQMDGLRKQLEAMKAHGKPAE from the coding sequence ATGATCCATACCCGGGCGGCCTTGCTGTCCCTTCTCTGCACGGGCATTTCGTTCGCCGCGGGCGAAGGCTGGTCCACCGACTACGAAGCGGCGAAGAAGGAGGCCGCCGGATCGAAGAAATCCCTGCTCATCGACTTCACCGGATCCGACTGGTGCGGCTGGTGCATCAAGCTCAACGACGAGGTCTTCAAACACGACACCTTCAAAAATGGCGTGAAGGACAAGTTCGTCCTGCTGGAACTCGACTATCCCCAGGACAAATCCGGCCAGTCCGAGGCGCTGCAGAAGCAGAACGAGGAGCTGGCGAAGAAATACGTTGTCGAGGGTTTTCCGACCATCCTGCTCGCCGATGAGGAAGGCCGTCCGTTCGCCGCGACGGGCTACGAGCCCGGCGGACCGGGGGAGTATGTGAAGCACCTGGATACCCTGCTGGAGAAGCGCAAGGCGCGTGATGAAGGCTTCTCTTCCGCGGAGAAGCTCGAGGGCGCGGCCAAGGCGAAGGCGCTGGTGGGCGTGCTGGAGGGCATGGAACTCAGCGACTCCATGGTTTCCACCTTCTACGTTTCCACCATCGACGCGATCAAACAGGCGGACCCGGAGGATTCCACCGGCTTCGTGAAGAAGCAGGCGGCGAAGGAGCGCCTCACCAAGTTCGAAGGGGATCTCAACGCCCTGGCGGAGAAACAGGACTTCGACGGTGCCCTGGCCTTGATCGACAAAACCCTCAAGGAAGGCGGCATGGAGCCGGAGGACACCCAGCGTGTGAGCCACATGCGTAGCCTGGTCTATGCCGAGCAAGGGAAATTCGACGAAGCGATCAAGGCCGTGGACGAAGCGATGAAAATCGCCCCGGAAAGCGAAGCTGCCGTGCAGATGGACGGACTGAGAAAGCAGCTTGAGGCGATGAAGGCCCACGGCAAGCCGGCTGAATAA